In the genome of Zobellia nedashkovskayae, the window TACTCTCTAAGGTTGCGAATCCTGATTTATTTGAATCATCTAAGCCTGACGCTCCAGTAGAATATCTTGGCGTTATTTGTTTAGTTTTGATAACTAAGAATTCTTTAACACCTTATTATGTACTTAATATTGCGGATAAAGAAATTCCGTTTACAGGAGTTATAGGAATGAGTTCATTAGTTGACCTGGATCAGACCAGTGGTGAACATTTGACATATTTCCCAAAATATGTAAGCGCAAACGACCCTTATTGGAAAAAATCAGATGAAGAGTTAAAATCGCTATTTTTAGAAGGCGTATCAAAACTATATCCTGATTTTGATACAAATGACATTGTTTCTGCTCATTTACACAAGGCTCTTAAAGTACAGCCACTTCAAGTTTTGAACTATTCAGAAACCATTCCTGATGTAAAAACCAAACATAAGGATTTCTATATACTAAATACTTCTCAATTTGTAAATGACACCCTAAACAACAATACGGTTGTAAATCATGTAGAGAAATTTGTTACCCAATTTAAGACAGAATCCAATTTACAATAACACATACAACATCTAACCGAACGTATGAGCAAGCCTTATTTGAGTCTTTCACTAGATATGGACAACCAGTGGTCTTATATGAAGATACACGGTGAAGAAGGATGGGAAAAATACCCTTCTTATCTAGACATTTTTGTACCGCATGTACTTCAAGTACTAGAAGAGCTGGACTTGAAAATTACATTTTTTATTGTGGGCCAAGATGCCGCATTCGCGAAAAATCATCAATATCTAAGGCAAATTGCAGATGCAGGGCATGATATTGCCAACCATTCCTTTAAGCATGAAACATGGCTTCATCTTTATACGAAGGAGGAGATGAAAACCGAAATTGATTCTGCACATGATATTATTTATGAGGTTACCGGAAAAGCCCCTAGTGGATTTAGAGGGCCTGGTTTCAGCTGGAGTGGGACCCTATTGGAGGTTTTAGCGGAAAAAGGCTATAAATATGATGCCTCTACACTACCAACAGTAATAGGTCCATTAGCTAGATTATACTATTTCAGTACATCTAATCTAACTAAAGAGGAAAAAGAAGACAGAAAAGAAATTTTTGGTAAATTTTCCGATGGATTCAAAAAATTGAAGCCCTACTTTTGGAAGACCAATAAGAATCAGCAATTGTTGGAGTTGCCAGTAACAACTATGCCTGTATTTAGAATACCCTTTCACCTTAGCTACCTTATTTATATTAGTAACATCTCATCCAATTTGATGATGTTGTATTTAAATATTGCGATTTTCTTATGTAAAATAACGAAGACAGAGCCTAGCTTTTTATTACATCCGTTGGATTTGATCGGGGGAGACCAAATAACAAGTTTGGCATTTTTCCCAGGAATGAATGTTTCGAGCGAAAGAAAAGTGTTCATATTTAAAAAAGTAATGAAGAAACTGGGTAAACATTTCACCTTAACCGACATGAACGGGCACGTAGATGCCATAATAGACAAGAAGAGCTTAAAAACAGTGCAAGTGCCAAACTAAAAAGTGAAAAGATAAAGTTTCTTCTCCTTTAATGAAGAATGGCAGAAATTTATCGTATTGATTTATCTCTTTGTCGGTATCTATATGTATACCTCGTTATTTTTCATAATTTTGAATAATTTACTTGTACCCTTTACAAATAGCTTAGATTCTCACATTCAAGCTCTTATACCAAAACAAAATACCAATATGCCAACCATATCCGACAAGATTGATTTAAAAAAGCCCCTTGTTTCTATTATTTTACCTGCATATAATGAAGAAGCGATACTCGAAAAAAATGTATCACTTCTGTATGATTATTTGAATACGTTAGATAATTCATATAACTGGGAAGTCTTAATCATAAATGACGGAAGTACGGATAACACCATGACAATTGCCAATTCACTTGCAAAGTCAAAGGACAATTTACGCGCCTATCATCATATAGTGAACAGAAATCTAGGCACAGCCCTAAGAACAGGCTTTAAACATAGTAAGGGTAAATATGTTATTGTTTTAGATATTGACCTAAGCTATTCACCAGACCATATAGGAAAACTTTTATCAGAGATAATGACTACAGAAGCCGATGTGGTTATTGCTTCTCCCTATATGAAAGGAGGCAAGAACACAGCAGTGCCGCGTTTAAGGTTACTATTAAGTAAGACTGTAAACTACATGATGCGAGTAGCATCACGTTTAAAAATTTATACTTTTACTGGAATGGTCAGGGCTTACAATGGTGATTTTATACGGTCATTAAACACCAAATCAAGCACCTTTGACATCAATACCGAAATCATACTAAAAGCATACATATTAAGAGCCAGAGTTATTGAAATACCAGCACATTTAGACTGGTCCGAACAACAAAAGCTTGGTAAAACGCGTACATCAAGTCTCCGCATTGTAATGGGGATATTTAATGGTCTTGCCAATAGCTTTATTTTTAGACCGTATATGTTCTTTTGGGTATTGGGGTCGATTACTTTTGTTCTCTCCCTTTATATTATTATATGGATTTTCATTAATACCTATGGTGTATATCCTATGACAGCAGAATTAGCACATGGTTTTGAAGATCGTTTTTCTTACGCAGTGTCCGAAGTTTTCAGACAAAGGCCATATTCGTTTATTGTTGGTGGTACCACTATGATTATATCTATTCAATTATTGGGTCTTGGCTTCATATCTTTGCAGAAGAAAAGATATTTTGATGAACTGTTTCATCTAAATTCAGCCATACTCAAAGAAACCAAAAAATCATAAGAACGGTCGATGGTCAAAAAAATATTTAAGAAAGATTTTTTACCTCTTTTACCTTTATTCATTTTATATACTCTTGTAGTAGTACTGTTTTCTTCCAACAAATTAATAGGAGACGAGAGTAGGTACTATCACTATGCGGTAAACATTTCCAATGGCTTTTTTGAGGAAACTGAAAATCCAAGTTTTGGTAACGGCCCGGCCTACCCTACAATCATTGCACCTTTTATTGCCTTGGGAACAAATCTCTTATACCCAAAACTAGTTAATGCGTTACTTCTTTTATTTTCAATAGTTTACTTTAAAAAAACTATCGAAATTTTTTCTAATAGTAAAAACAACATTTATTTTATTTACCTATTGGGTCTTTACCCTCCTGTAATAAGATGGTTACCCTACCTTTATTCGGAAACCTTGGCATTTTTTGCTACATGCGGATTATTGTATTACGTGGTAAAAATATTTCAAAGTGAGAAATTCACCCTTAAAAGCCTTGCCTTACCATCACTATTTCTGGCACTACTTATACTGGTAAAGGTTATCTTCCTCCATGTAGTTTTGCTAAGCTTACTGCTAATATTAGCATTTGCAATAGTTTCAAAAAGTAACAGGGCTCAATTAAAAAAATGCTTTTTAATCCTTGTATGTGGTTTTGCACTTATATCTCCATACCTACTATATGCATATTCCATAACTGGCAAGTTATTATATATAGGTACCGCTGGAGGAGAAATTTTATACCATCGCGCAAGCCCTTATGAAGAAGAACTCGGAAATTGGTTTTCATTTGATGACGTTCTATATGGAAATAGCAAAAGCTATGAACCTGATGGCGCATATGATAATCTCGAAAAACTATCCTTAAACCACAGAGATGCCTTTATAAAGTTAGAACCGCTGACTAATATTCAAAGAGATAGCGCTTTGAAGTCAATGGCTATTGCTAATATGAAATCTCACCCAATTAAATACATAAAGAACACTGTTGCAAACGTTGGAAGATTAGTATTCCATTATCCATTCTCATATAGAAATCAAAATATGAACACCTATGGATATACCATTCCTAACATGTTCGTTTTATTCTTTTGGATTTTATGCCTTTACCCTTTCATAATAAATAGAAAACACGCGCCTTTTGCCATAAAAGCTCTGATGCTATTTACACTAATCTATGCCTGTGGCATTATATTATTAGATGGTAGGGGTAGGAACTTTATAGTTATGGTCCCTACAATGACGTTGTTCATTGCCTATCATTTTCTTAAAGTGATTAAGATATCTATTGTAAGTGAAAAAAATTGACGTTTATAAATAACCCGTATAATCCTTTTTTATTTTCTGGGTTTATATCTTATTAATTGGGAGCAACCATAGAATAAGAGTCTTTTCCATAATCTGTATCTCCAGGCTTACGGGTTATCATCCGTACCGTTCCAAGATATGTTTCAAGTTGGGAAGCCCCTTGTTCCACAGACTTTTGCACTTTATCACCATCTCTCCATGGCCATTTATAAATACCCCATTTGGCATTTCCTCCCCAAGGGTGTGAATCATAAATAGTCTTGGTTTGTTTATTATAAAACTTTTGCCCATTTATCCAGACTTCCAATAGACCATTGGAGCTATCGCCCCAAATAGCATGGACAACAACATCTATAGTTTCACCTGCTTTAGGAATAATACCAGTAGCAATATAATCAGGATAATTAACGTGATTCACTATGTATATTTCACCTGCCTTACCACCATATTGACCTTCTCTATTAACCATTAGCTCCGTATGAGGAGACTTTCCTGATATTCCCGGATGAACTTGAAAAAATAGCCATTCATTATTTTCATCAATAACATAGTTATTGCCAAATGAATAACTCCACCCAAACCATTCCTCGGTTCCTTTTGGATGGCGAACATTCCATGGTTCCGTTCTTACTTCTGCTCTAATATTATAATCTTCACTACACCAATTTGCAACATTAGGACTATTAGGGTTTACACTAAATTTAAGTCTATCCCCTGATTTAGTTACCTGCTGCTCGTCACATTGAGAATCAATATATAACTGTTTATCGCTAAACGAAACTCCCGAGCTTCCTGACCATGTAGGAAATGCAATATCTCCCCAACACCAGACTTTATTTCCTGATTCCCCGGCTGTTTTACCACCAGTGCTACAATCAAGAGGGCCTACCTCTACAGCTTCAATTACATTAATACTTAAAGATGAAGTACTAGTAAGACCTTCAGCATCCGTAACCGTTAGCTCCACTTCATAAATGCCAGCGGTTTCAAACGTATGCGATGCATCCGACTGGTCCGAACCGTTTCCGTCCTTGAAGTTCCATGAATATCCCGTAACCCCAGTATCGTCAGTTGATCCGCTGCCCGTAAAGGCAACCTGTAAATGCCAGCGGTTTCAAACGTATGCGATGCATCCGACTGGTCCGAACCGTTTCCGTCCTTGAAGTCCCATGAATATCCCGTAATCCCAGTATCGTCAGTTGATCCGCTGCCCGTAAAGGCAACCTCCAACGCAACTGTTCCTGAAGTTTTATTCGAACTTATCTTGGCTACCGGTGCCGTATTTTCTTTTGATTCCACAGTGATGGAAACCGTTTCCGTGTTCGTCAGACCTTCCGCATCCGTGACCGTTAGCTCAACAGCATAAGTGCCAGCGGTTTCAAAGGTATGGGAAGCATCCGACTGGTCCGAACCGTTTCCGTCCTTGAAATCCCATGAATATCCCGTAATGCCCGTGTCATCCGTTGATCCGCTGCCCGTAAAAGCAACCGCCAATGGAAGTGTTCCTGATGTCTTGTCCGCACTCGCTTTTGCAACCGGTGCG includes:
- a CDS encoding polysaccharide deacetylase family protein, coding for MSKPYLSLSLDMDNQWSYMKIHGEEGWEKYPSYLDIFVPHVLQVLEELDLKITFFIVGQDAAFAKNHQYLRQIADAGHDIANHSFKHETWLHLYTKEEMKTEIDSAHDIIYEVTGKAPSGFRGPGFSWSGTLLEVLAEKGYKYDASTLPTVIGPLARLYYFSTSNLTKEEKEDRKEIFGKFSDGFKKLKPYFWKTNKNQQLLELPVTTMPVFRIPFHLSYLIYISNISSNLMMLYLNIAIFLCKITKTEPSFLLHPLDLIGGDQITSLAFFPGMNVSSERKVFIFKKVMKKLGKHFTLTDMNGHVDAIIDKKSLKTVQVPN
- a CDS encoding glycosyltransferase family 2 protein translates to MPTISDKIDLKKPLVSIILPAYNEEAILEKNVSLLYDYLNTLDNSYNWEVLIINDGSTDNTMTIANSLAKSKDNLRAYHHIVNRNLGTALRTGFKHSKGKYVIVLDIDLSYSPDHIGKLLSEIMTTEADVVIASPYMKGGKNTAVPRLRLLLSKTVNYMMRVASRLKIYTFTGMVRAYNGDFIRSLNTKSSTFDINTEIILKAYILRARVIEIPAHLDWSEQQKLGKTRTSSLRIVMGIFNGLANSFIFRPYMFFWVLGSITFVLSLYIIIWIFINTYGVYPMTAELAHGFEDRFSYAVSEVFRQRPYSFIVGGTTMIISIQLLGLGFISLQKKRYFDELFHLNSAILKETKKS
- a CDS encoding heparin lyase I family protein, with product MELTVTDAEGLTSTSSLSINVIEAVEVGPLDCSTGGKTAGESGNKVWCWGDIAFPTWSGSSGVSFSDKQLYIDSQCDEQQVTKSGDRLKFSVNPNSPNVANWCSEDYNIRAEVRTEPWNVRHPKGTEEWFGWSYSFGNNYVIDENNEWLFFQVHPGISGKSPHTELMVNREGQYGGKAGEIYIVNHVNYPDYIATGIIPKAGETIDVVVHAIWGDSSNGLLEVWINGQKFYNKQTKTIYDSHPWGGNAKWGIYKWPWRDGDKVQKSVEQGASQLETYLGTVRMITRKPGDTDYGKDSYSMVAPN